One window of Desulfovibrio aminophilus genomic DNA carries:
- a CDS encoding 3-isopropylmalate dehydratase small subunit, producing the protein MIVTGKAHKVGDHIDTDAIIPARYLVTTDTAELGSHFMEGISADWNARVSKNDVLVAGENFGCGSSREHAPLAVLGAGIPVVVAKSFARIFYRNGFNMGLTLLEVGEGADKLRDGDQLEVDTESGIIRNLTTGESVRCAPVPSSMQDLVDAGGLVAYVKRRLTTGGH; encoded by the coding sequence ATGATCGTCACAGGCAAGGCCCACAAGGTCGGGGACCACATCGACACCGACGCCATCATCCCGGCGCGCTACCTCGTCACCACGGACACCGCCGAGCTGGGTAGTCACTTCATGGAGGGCATCTCGGCGGACTGGAACGCCCGGGTGTCCAAGAACGACGTGCTCGTGGCCGGAGAGAACTTCGGCTGCGGCTCCTCCCGCGAACACGCGCCCCTGGCCGTGCTCGGCGCTGGCATCCCGGTGGTCGTGGCCAAGAGCTTCGCGCGCATCTTCTACCGCAACGGCTTCAACATGGGCCTGACCCTGTTGGAGGTGGGCGAGGGCGCCGATAAGCTCCGCGACGGCGACCAGCTGGAGGTGGACACCGAGTCCGGGATCATCCGCAACCTGACCACGGGCGAGAGCGTGCGCTGCGCCCCGGTGCCCTCGTCCATGCAGGATCTGGTGGACGCGGGCGGACTGGTGGCCTACGTGAAGCGCCGCCTGACCACGGGCGGCCATTAA
- a CDS encoding metal-dependent hydrolase — MDPVTHAATGLLAAQAVRRALPGVRLLLPACLAAALLPDLDNFTGGDPEHYLLYHRALSHSLLAAPLLAAILAGAWKLLARDAPPLKAWLLMLGLVLGHLWLDYVTSYGTQLLAPYDSARFTLESVFIVDPVFTAGMLLAALAARRLPARRASLALAGLAWVLAYPLACWSCRLALEYRLEEALHREGRPFASLRLSPEAFTPWYWKAVVDRGGTYELSLVRLTAPDTLPPGRVYAKADKALLDGLGREAGVFKTYEWFSRYPAVARNREGDRETLIFQDLRFVSLHPLVRAVTGGDREPFFTLTAVLDARDGRLLEYRLRQGGGRPSTSAAR; from the coding sequence ATGGATCCGGTGACCCACGCCGCAACGGGCCTGCTCGCGGCCCAGGCCGTCCGGCGCGCCCTGCCCGGCGTGCGCCTGCTCCTGCCCGCCTGCCTGGCGGCGGCCCTGCTCCCGGACCTGGACAATTTCACCGGCGGCGACCCGGAACACTACCTGCTCTATCACCGGGCCCTGTCCCACTCCCTGCTCGCCGCGCCCCTCCTGGCCGCGATCCTGGCCGGGGCCTGGAAGCTCCTGGCCCGGGACGCGCCGCCCCTGAAGGCCTGGCTGCTCATGCTCGGCCTGGTGCTCGGGCACCTCTGGCTGGACTACGTGACCTCCTACGGCACGCAGCTCCTGGCCCCATACGACTCCGCCCGCTTCACCCTGGAGTCCGTGTTCATCGTGGACCCGGTGTTCACGGCCGGAATGCTCCTGGCGGCCCTGGCGGCCCGGCGGCTGCCCGCGCGGCGCGCGTCCCTGGCCCTGGCCGGGCTGGCCTGGGTCCTGGCCTACCCCCTGGCCTGCTGGTCCTGCCGTCTGGCCCTGGAATACCGACTGGAGGAGGCCCTGCACCGCGAGGGACGGCCCTTCGCCTCGCTGCGCCTGAGCCCCGAGGCGTTCACGCCCTGGTACTGGAAGGCCGTGGTGGACCGGGGCGGGACGTACGAACTCTCCCTGGTCCGGCTCACGGCCCCGGACACCCTGCCGCCCGGCAGGGTCTACGCCAAGGCCGACAAGGCTCTGCTGGACGGATTGGGCCGGGAGGCGGGGGTGTTCAAGACCTATGAATGGTTCAGCCGGTATCCGGCCGTGGCCCGCAATCGCGAGGGCGACCGCGAGACCCTGATCTTCCAGGACCTGCGCTTCGTCAGTCTGCACCCCCTGGTGCGGGCCGTCACCGGCGGCGACCGCGAGCCGTTCTTCACCCTCACGGCGGTGCTCGACGCGCGCGACGGGCGGCTGCTGGAATACCGCCTGCGCCAGGGCGGTGGCCGACCCTCTACCAGCGCCGCGAGATGA
- the leuC gene encoding 3-isopropylmalate dehydratase large subunit: protein MSHTVAEKILQAHTSDDASQPGRIVRCRVDLVLANDITAPLAIKSFRAMGARDVFDRDRVALVCDHFTPNKDIESAEQVRAVREFALEKKITHYFEGGDVGVEHALLPELGLVGPGDVVIGADSHTCTYGGLGAFATGMGSTDIAAAMALGETWFKVPPTIRVEMSGTLAPFVGGKDLILKVIGGIGVSGALYKALEFGGPLTSELSVEARMTMANMAIEAGGKAGLFPVDEKTLAYCRAAGRLGDTALDADPGATYERVLRIDATGMEPQVACPHLPDNVRPVGELKGLRLDQAVIGSCTNGRISDLREAAAVLKGRKVKKNLRCVVLPATPNIWRQALREGLIETFMEAGCIVGPATCGPCLGGHMGILAKGERAVATTNRNFKGRMGSLESEVYLSNPSVAAASAVAGEIIHPAAL, encoded by the coding sequence ATGTCCCACACTGTAGCCGAAAAGATCCTGCAGGCCCACACGTCCGACGACGCCTCGCAGCCCGGACGCATCGTCCGCTGCCGCGTGGACCTCGTGCTGGCCAACGACATCACCGCGCCGCTGGCCATCAAGTCCTTCCGGGCCATGGGCGCTCGGGACGTCTTCGACCGGGACCGCGTGGCCCTGGTCTGCGACCATTTCACGCCCAACAAGGACATCGAGTCCGCCGAACAGGTCCGCGCGGTGCGCGAGTTCGCCCTGGAAAAGAAGATCACCCACTACTTCGAGGGCGGCGACGTGGGCGTGGAGCACGCCCTGCTGCCCGAGCTGGGGCTGGTGGGCCCGGGCGACGTGGTCATCGGCGCGGACAGCCACACCTGCACCTATGGCGGCCTGGGCGCGTTCGCCACGGGCATGGGCTCCACGGACATCGCCGCGGCCATGGCCCTGGGCGAGACCTGGTTCAAGGTGCCGCCGACCATCCGGGTGGAGATGAGCGGAACCCTGGCGCCTTTCGTGGGCGGCAAGGATCTCATCCTGAAGGTCATCGGCGGCATCGGCGTGTCCGGGGCCCTGTACAAGGCCCTGGAGTTCGGCGGTCCGCTGACCTCCGAGCTTTCGGTGGAGGCCCGCATGACCATGGCCAACATGGCCATCGAGGCGGGCGGCAAGGCCGGTCTCTTTCCGGTGGACGAGAAGACCCTGGCCTACTGCCGGGCGGCCGGACGCTTGGGCGACACCGCCCTGGACGCCGACCCCGGGGCCACCTACGAGCGCGTGCTGCGCATCGACGCCACGGGCATGGAGCCCCAGGTGGCCTGCCCGCACCTGCCGGACAACGTGCGGCCGGTGGGCGAGCTCAAGGGCCTGCGTCTGGACCAGGCGGTCATCGGCTCCTGCACCAACGGCCGCATCTCGGACCTGCGCGAGGCCGCGGCCGTGCTCAAGGGCCGCAAGGTGAAGAAGAACCTGCGCTGCGTGGTCCTGCCCGCCACCCCGAACATCTGGCGTCAGGCCCTGCGCGAGGGGCTCATCGAGACCTTCATGGAGGCGGGCTGCATCGTGGGCCCGGCCACCTGCGGCCCCTGTCTCGGCGGCCACATGGGCATCCTGGCCAAGGGCGAGCGGGCCGTGGCCACCACCAACCGGAACTTCAAGGGCCGCATGGGCAGCCTCGAATCCGAGGTCTACCTGTCCAATCCCTCGGTGGCGGCGGCCAGCGCCGTGGCCGGCGAGATCATCCACCCGGCGGCGCTCTAG
- a CDS encoding helix-turn-helix domain-containing protein, whose product MKKNKAEQESHGCAVKRLCGKEYCCSVELTLQVIGGKWKPVILYHLGRRGTLRFGQVRKAMPSITQKMLTQQLRELEADGMVRREVHAQVPPKVEYSLTDLGESVMPVLKELCRWGGHYEKLLKEREASEQAA is encoded by the coding sequence ATGAAGAAGAACAAGGCTGAGCAGGAATCCCACGGCTGCGCCGTGAAGCGTCTGTGCGGCAAGGAATACTGCTGCTCCGTGGAGTTGACGCTGCAGGTCATCGGCGGCAAGTGGAAGCCGGTGATCCTTTACCACCTGGGTCGTCGGGGAACCCTGCGCTTCGGGCAGGTGCGCAAGGCCATGCCGAGCATCACCCAGAAGATGCTCACCCAGCAGCTGCGCGAGCTGGAGGCTGACGGCATGGTGCGCCGCGAGGTGCACGCCCAGGTCCCGCCGAAGGTGGAATACTCCCTCACCGATTTGGGCGAGAGCGTCATGCCGGTGCTCAAGGAACTTTGCCGCTGGGGCGGGCACTACGAGAAGCTGCTCAAGGAGCGCGAGGCCTCGGAACAGGCCGCCTGA
- a CDS encoding 2-isopropylmalate synthase: MAERIFVFDTTLRDGEQSPGATMNIQEKVSMARQLETLGVDIIEAGFPAASQGDFEAVRAIAKAVDAVQVAGLCRAMPADIDRGWEAIRDAKNPRIHTFLATSDIHMKHKLRKTPEQVLEMADAAVRHAVRHTSNVEFSAEDASRSDWGFLAKVCSVAVKAGAKVLNIPDTVGYIQPHEYAELIAFLIRNVEGADKVAFSVHCHNDLGLAAANTLAAIRAGARQIEGTVLGIGERAGNVALEEVVMAMHTRPDVYPYETKIKTEQIYPACRRLSQIIGQPIPPYKAIVGPNAFAHESGIHQDGVLKNRLTYEIMTPQSVGRSGTEMVIGKHSGSHAIKRKIEELGYSLDEQQLAVVFGAVKELADKKEQVFDEDVEALVLEKVYRRRDKYRLKDMSVFSATGGVPPHAAVVMEFVTPDGVETRRGSAFGEGPVDAIFKCIGRMVGMTPTLERYQVNAVTGGTDAQGAVTVRIADNGFKAVGRGTSEDVLVASAQAFITALNRLEKTKEEKRECPTL; the protein is encoded by the coding sequence ATGGCTGAGCGCATCTTTGTCTTCGACACCACCTTGCGCGACGGCGAGCAGTCCCCGGGCGCGACCATGAACATCCAGGAAAAGGTGAGCATGGCCCGCCAGCTGGAGACGCTCGGCGTGGACATCATCGAGGCCGGATTCCCGGCCGCCAGCCAGGGCGATTTCGAGGCCGTGCGGGCCATAGCCAAGGCCGTGGACGCGGTCCAGGTGGCCGGACTCTGCCGGGCCATGCCCGCGGACATCGACCGGGGCTGGGAGGCCATCAGGGATGCCAAGAACCCTCGCATCCACACCTTCCTGGCCACCTCCGACATCCACATGAAGCACAAGCTCCGCAAGACCCCGGAGCAGGTCCTGGAAATGGCCGACGCGGCCGTGCGCCACGCGGTGCGGCACACGTCCAACGTGGAGTTCTCGGCCGAGGACGCCTCGCGTTCGGACTGGGGCTTCCTGGCCAAGGTCTGCTCCGTGGCGGTCAAGGCCGGGGCCAAGGTCCTGAACATCCCGGACACCGTGGGCTACATCCAGCCCCACGAGTACGCCGAGCTGATCGCCTTCCTGATCCGGAACGTGGAGGGCGCGGACAAGGTCGCCTTCAGCGTGCACTGCCACAACGACCTGGGCCTGGCCGCGGCCAACACCCTGGCGGCCATCCGGGCCGGCGCCCGGCAGATCGAGGGCACGGTGCTGGGCATCGGCGAACGCGCGGGCAATGTGGCCCTCGAGGAAGTGGTCATGGCCATGCACACCCGGCCGGACGTCTACCCCTATGAGACGAAGATCAAGACCGAGCAGATCTACCCGGCCTGCCGCAGGCTTTCGCAGATCATCGGCCAGCCCATCCCGCCGTACAAGGCCATCGTGGGCCCCAACGCCTTCGCCCACGAATCCGGCATCCACCAGGACGGGGTGTTGAAAAACCGTCTGACCTACGAGATCATGACCCCGCAGTCCGTGGGCCGCTCCGGCACGGAGATGGTCATCGGCAAACACTCCGGGTCCCACGCCATCAAGCGCAAGATCGAGGAGCTGGGCTACTCCCTGGACGAGCAGCAGCTGGCCGTGGTCTTCGGCGCGGTCAAGGAGCTGGCGGACAAGAAGGAGCAGGTCTTCGACGAGGACGTGGAGGCCCTGGTCCTGGAGAAGGTCTACCGCCGCCGCGACAAGTACCGCCTCAAGGACATGAGCGTGTTCTCGGCCACGGGCGGGGTGCCGCCGCACGCCGCCGTGGTCATGGAGTTCGTCACCCCGGACGGCGTGGAGACGCGGCGCGGCTCGGCCTTCGGCGAGGGCCCGGTGGACGCCATCTTCAAGTGCATCGGCCGGATGGTGGGCATGACGCCCACCCTGGAACGCTACCAGGTGAACGCGGTCACGGGCGGAACGGACGCCCAGGGCGCGGTCACCGTGCGCATCGCCGACAACGGTTTCAAGGCCGTGGGGCGCGGCACCAGCGAGGACGTGCTGGTGGCCAGCGCCCAGGCCTTCATCACGGCCCTGAACCGTCTTGAGAAGACCAAGGAGGAGAAACGGGAATGTCCCACACTGTAG
- a CDS encoding phosphatidylserine decarboxylase family protein — MLKPSAGVSLEGLPHIFFAAFCTLVFALLEWWFPTVLMLVLTALALNFFRDPERVQPEDAEAVVSPADGKIVKIGRETDPVSGEARQVICVFMNIFDVHVNRMPVSGTIQALHYHPGKFFNASLDKASKDNERNVVEIVGKGNQRFTVVQIAGLIARRIVCWAEKGDKLKRAERFGLIKFGSRVDLYLPDGYDCSVYVGDQVFAGQTVVAVKR; from the coding sequence ATGCTCAAGCCATCGGCGGGCGTCAGCCTGGAGGGATTGCCCCACATCTTTTTCGCGGCCTTCTGCACCCTGGTCTTCGCCCTCCTTGAGTGGTGGTTTCCGACCGTGCTCATGCTCGTCTTGACCGCGCTGGCCCTGAACTTCTTCCGTGATCCCGAGCGGGTGCAGCCCGAGGACGCCGAGGCCGTGGTCTCCCCGGCCGACGGCAAGATCGTCAAGATCGGCCGCGAGACCGACCCCGTGTCCGGCGAGGCCCGCCAGGTCATCTGCGTGTTCATGAACATCTTCGACGTGCACGTGAACCGCATGCCCGTGTCCGGGACCATCCAGGCCCTGCACTACCACCCCGGCAAGTTCTTCAACGCCTCCCTGGACAAGGCCAGCAAGGACAACGAGCGCAACGTGGTGGAGATCGTGGGCAAGGGCAACCAGCGCTTCACCGTGGTCCAGATCGCGGGGCTCATCGCCCGGCGCATCGTCTGCTGGGCCGAGAAGGGCGACAAGCTCAAGCGCGCCGAGCGGTTCGGCCTGATCAAGTTCGGCTCGCGAGTTGACCTTTACCTGCCCGATGGTTACGATTGCAGCGTGTACGTCGGCGATCAGGTGTTCGCCGGCCAGACCGTGGTCGCCGTGAAGCGTTAG
- a CDS encoding class I SAM-dependent methyltransferase, whose product MPLFAAATAKRPVPTRDAGAASVILPEHYLRTPLTADLDRLCDPRRPAEDVLFVNVAAKYFFAYVYEGAHRAVVPLPEITRLFEQFSRHQSLNEDGDDVEVMNSLRQWSFALRMLADLPKTAHILRSVALRRLPPEVLERPYVGLDIGTGTGILMLAARIQARRNGFDEPEILGLEYDRPVAERSGRLTEDLGTGEVVFADARYVSTYSLIAGKDLSFVSNETVSATHQRLRREHFVKIFYALFDACKGRLKHTVFFPEGLIVYNKEMNVSVMLSRINGFQGTPEYETLDFYPQGLFIEGRVVPLHQLGEEFLPYLTQMGRSLISRRW is encoded by the coding sequence ATGCCGCTGTTCGCCGCCGCCACCGCGAAACGACCCGTCCCCACTCGGGATGCCGGCGCCGCCTCCGTCATTCTGCCTGAACACTACCTGCGCACGCCGCTCACCGCCGACCTGGACCGCCTCTGCGATCCGCGCCGTCCGGCCGAGGACGTGCTCTTCGTCAATGTGGCCGCGAAATATTTCTTCGCCTACGTTTACGAGGGCGCGCACCGCGCGGTGGTGCCCCTGCCGGAGATCACCCGGCTCTTCGAACAGTTCAGCCGCCACCAAAGCCTCAACGAGGACGGGGACGACGTGGAGGTCATGAACAGCCTGCGGCAGTGGTCCTTCGCCCTGCGCATGCTGGCCGATCTGCCCAAGACCGCGCACATCCTGCGCTCCGTGGCCCTGCGCCGCCTGCCGCCGGAGGTCCTGGAACGGCCCTACGTGGGCCTGGACATCGGCACGGGCACGGGCATCCTCATGCTGGCGGCCCGGATTCAGGCCCGGCGCAACGGCTTCGACGAGCCCGAGATATTGGGGCTGGAATATGATCGTCCGGTGGCCGAGCGCTCCGGGCGTCTCACCGAGGACCTGGGCACCGGCGAGGTGGTCTTCGCCGACGCCCGCTACGTGTCCACCTACTCGCTCATCGCGGGCAAGGACCTGAGCTTCGTCTCCAACGAGACCGTCTCGGCCACGCACCAACGCCTGCGGCGCGAGCACTTCGTGAAGATCTTCTACGCCCTGTTCGACGCCTGCAAGGGCCGGCTCAAACACACGGTCTTCTTTCCCGAGGGGCTCATCGTCTACAACAAGGAGATGAACGTCTCGGTCATGCTCTCGCGGATCAACGGATTCCAGGGAACCCCGGAGTACGAGACCCTGGACTTCTATCCCCAGGGCCTGTTCATCGAGGGACGGGTGGTGCCGCTGCATCAGCTGGGCGAGGAATTTCTGCCCTATCTCACGCAGATGGGGCGATCGCTCATCTCGCGGCGCTGGTAG
- the pssA gene encoding CDP-diacylglycerol--serine O-phosphatidyltransferase: MSERPLPRHKGVYILPNLFTTASLFVGFLGILWAVQGRFEMCALAILGSGLLDGLDGKVARLTGTSSEFGVQYDSLADLVAFGVTPAMLVYFWKLQQFGRLGLMAAFLIVACGALRLARFNVQTKVISKKFFIGLPIPAQACTLATLVLFTPYIPEAWSGRPLALTVLTLTYMLSFLMVSTIRFASFKEYGFLKAHPFSSMVTAILLFVLVASRPRALGFLLFLGYIASGVLYTLFYLSRRGSKLLRETPKLS; this comes from the coding sequence ATGAGCGAGAGACCGCTGCCGCGCCACAAGGGCGTGTACATCCTGCCCAACCTGTTCACCACGGCCAGCCTGTTCGTGGGGTTCCTGGGCATTCTCTGGGCCGTGCAGGGCCGTTTCGAGATGTGCGCCCTGGCGATCCTGGGCAGCGGGCTCCTGGACGGACTGGACGGCAAGGTCGCCCGGCTCACGGGCACCAGCAGCGAATTCGGGGTGCAGTACGATTCCCTGGCCGATCTCGTGGCCTTCGGCGTGACCCCGGCCATGCTCGTCTATTTCTGGAAACTCCAGCAGTTCGGCCGCCTCGGGCTCATGGCCGCCTTCCTCATCGTGGCCTGCGGCGCGCTCCGGCTGGCCCGCTTCAACGTCCAGACCAAGGTGATCTCCAAGAAGTTCTTCATCGGCCTGCCCATCCCGGCCCAGGCCTGCACCCTGGCCACCCTGGTCCTCTTCACCCCATACATCCCCGAGGCCTGGAGCGGCAGACCGCTGGCCCTGACGGTCCTGACCCTGACCTACATGCTCTCCTTCCTCATGGTCAGCACCATCCGCTTCGCCTCCTTCAAGGAATACGGCTTCCTCAAGGCGCATCCCTTCAGCTCGATGGTCACCGCCATCCTGCTGTTCGTGCTCGTGGCCTCCCGGCCGCGCGCGCTGGGCTTCCTGCTTTTCCTCGGCTACATCGCCTCCGGCGTTCTCTACACCCTCTTCTATCTTTCCCGCAGGGGCTCCAAGCTCCTACGGGAGACCCCCAAGCTATCCTAG